The window CAGCCACAGTCCAGAGTTAACAGCTGGACATCATCCACCAACGGTCCCCCAAAGGTAGCAGGTGGACCCATGGTTATTGAAGAACCCTTCAAAAAACTAAAGAAGCCCTCTCCCCAGAGCCAGGTGCAGCCTCGCAGCAGCACTCCTACCCCCTCCAACAATGGGGTGAGCAGGGCGGAGGGAGATAAAAAACAAAGTGGCGAGGGCAGAGGCCTTGCAGCGTCTACCTCAATTAAGTCTTTGTCAGATTCTTCCTCTGTTGACACCACTGACTCCAAGGTACAGTGAGGGTACAAAACATACTTCAAATTTGGATTTGCTAGATGCTTGAAGTCATGCCAACCTGTATTGTTGTATCTGGCTAGGACTCTGGTTGTCCCAGAAGTGCATCAATAGGAGAGACTCCGTCCACTCCTCGGAAAAGCTCCAACGGCCTGGCGTCTCCCGCCCGGAGCGTGGAGCGTTCTCAGAGCACAGAGGAACAGAagacattcaaaataaaatccccTGCTCTCAACAACATCTCATCTGAAGCCACCAGTACCATGTCACCTCCTCCTGCCAAGAAACTAGCCCTGTCTGCAAAGAaggtaacagcagcagcagcactgccgTACTCCCTGTTGCGTCCCTCCACATTGCTATCCCAAATGTGACCATTAATTTCAGTGGGTAGTTTTCTAGTAAATGCTCCTTTTCTGCTAGTTTTTGATATTTGTGAAGTGTACATGTCTAATCAGCCACACTAGCttgtttctttccttccttttgttctttttttctaacCATTTCCAATTCTTCTCTGCCATgcccctttcttttctttttgtcccTTCATCTTCTCCTGCCATCACTTTAATCATCTGCTGTCTTACTGGATTTTCATCCTTATTTTTGGCACATTCATGGCTATTTTCTTTTAGACCACCAAGTTTTTATTTATGTCGATAACTGCAGGCTCACAGCCAGAGTCCGAGCAGCACTGATGTTCTGCCCCCTTTGCCACTCCAGCTGTCCAGTGACCCCATGCATCAAAATCAACTTAACTCCTTGACCTTTGCTTCACCTACTCATGCTCACAGGTATGAATGTCGCTGTATAATGCAGCTCTGTGCCCTGCCCAGTCAGTCAGATGTTGCCTTTTCTCTCCGTAGAGCTGGTCCATTCCATTCACCTGAAGTCCAGTCATCACCCTTTTCCCACTCAAGCGGATCCTCCAAACAGAAGCAGTCCCTTCTCTTCACACTGCAAAAACCAAATGCCAGCCTTTCTTTTAAAACCAACGGCCTTCACAGTCCAGCCCCAAAGAGTCCCAAGTCTTCCAGTAGCCTCAACTCTGTGGTCCAAGAACCAGACCTCAGCAGTCCTCCAGCTCAAATAGTAAGCccaaataagaagaagaagaagaagaagaaaaggaagcgGCAGCACTCTGAGATAGAGGCTGACACCAAGCCAGTCATGCCCCCAGTTCCAATGACACAATCCAGCCCTGTGGAGTCCACCGCCGAGAAGaagcacaagaagaagaagaagaagaagaagcgaaAGAGGGAAAATGATGATGGAGAAGGTGTGAAGGAGAGGGTATGTGTCCCATCTCATTTGGAGCAGGCTAACCCAGATGAGGAATGGTGTCAGGGTGGCATGTGGAGTCTGATGCCTCATTCAGATACTGAAAAGTGTAAGCAGAAGGCTCGGCTACCTGTCCCAGCCCCAGCACTTGGTGAGCCACATCAGGAAGCtgtgctgaagaagaagaaaaagaagaaacttGTAGAGGCACTGCAGGACACAGATCCTGCATGCACTGCATCAAAAAGGTAGTTTGAAGTCAACCATTTTATTTGATGTCGTTTTATCTGTTAAAAAGCTGTGCTAGGCCTTTTGTAAAAGCAATAATCATGTAAATTTACTGTTGTTATTATTCGTCAGCTCCTTCTGGATGTCAGGCGTTCTTTtctattaataattaattaataattattagCTCAGCCTGTAGATGTAGATGCGGGTAGAGTTGACTCctttttatagatttttttgctacttttttttttaccagcccTGAGATGCAGGCCGCACATGTTCAGAATGATACAGGAGATTTAATAATggtgaaaaataaattaaaaatgaagaagaagaggctaAAAGAAGAGGTGCAACTGCGGCAGGAGAGAAAGCGGTGCCCGGACTCTGAACCTGAAGCAGTGGAGCCCCCTCCCAAAAAGATCACGCCAGAGAACAgccaaaaaagcaaacaaagtgCAGGTGTGTGAGCACGAGACAGGAAACTGCACCCACTGATAAGCATTGCTGTTGCCATGTACAGTGATCTTTGGTATTGTTTAGAGGAATTGAGAATTGTGCGTATTTTTGTTCCAAACGCAGCCGCGGTGATAAAGTGGGACAGCCAAGTGAAAGATAACTGCAACAAATGCATCCAGATGGCACCTGCTTCTGATGGAGGTACACGGCAGGCTCCTGTACACTGGGATGGGAGAAAGACGAGCGGTGTGGTGGAAGAGCTGCTTAAGAATGCCACAAACAAAGCCTATGGAGCCGATGGTGAGACACTGGGGGATGTGTGACTGAGAATCTCATCTCATTTACTGAATAGTTTTCATTCATTAATGCTTCTCTCTTATCCTAGTCCTCAGCTGGGATGGCCAGGTCTCTGCTATTAGCAGAGATGCCATTGAAGATGGCTGCAATGCCAAATGTGACACTGTAATTGATGAGTGGGATGAAGACTTTGACAGGGGAAAGGTGAGGAAATGAATCATAGTGAGAATGTCATATCATGATGCTTTTTATGTTTTAGAACATTTAGTATAGTCAAGCTATTTTTGCATTAACCCTTGGAACACCAACCCCAAAGACAGGATTGAAATGCAATACCAGTGACAGCTGTTCATCACAGCCAGAAACTGTAAATGGTTAAAATGCCAGGCTTTACACTTCCAACAGTTCaggaatgcatcatgtgtgcgGTTGGGATTGAACCAGGTACTTTTTAGGGCACCAACTAAAGTACAGTGGTACTTACCTGGTGCCAACTGGTGCTCTGAACAGAGCATGTCACACTCTCTCATGCATACggctccacagacacacaggaacctATTTTAGAATTAAAAGGGACCCACACTAATAAACGTG of the Parambassis ranga chromosome 8, fParRan2.1, whole genome shotgun sequence genome contains:
- the usp36 gene encoding ubiquitin carboxyl-terminal hydrolase 36 isoform X1, giving the protein MPIVDKLKEALKPGRKETGDEGDLNKLLASSAKKVLLQKIEFEPASKGFSYQLDSLKNKYVILNPRTEGAAGQKATEPAQIKRQVSENVVGGQSDGIPAPQKMLFPGNKLTLKWERVYRVGAGLHNLGNTCFLNSTVQCLTYTPPLANYLLSKEHSRACHQSGFCMICVMQNHIIQAFANTGNAIKPVSFIRDLKKIARHFRFGSQEDAHEFLRYTIDAMQKACLNGYPKLDRQTQATTLVHQIFGGYLRSRVKCSICKSVSDTYDPYLDIAVEIRQAANIVRALELFVKPDVLSGENAYMCAKCKKKVPATKRFTVHRTSNVLTLSLKRFANFSGGKITKDVGYPEFLNIRPYMSQSSGDPVMYGLYAVLVHSGYSCHAGHYYCYVKASNGQWYQMNDSMVHSSNIKVVLNQQAYVLFYLRISETKKNADAQSTKQGVLHSGKNSVSSEQIKRANLNGPLSSPQVTKKLEPAQLRKIQSMDGGLGLPVSRNGVSTQPQSRVNSWTSSTNGPPKVAGGPMVIEEPFKKLKKPSPQSQVQPRSSTPTPSNNGVSRAEGDKKQSGEGRGLAASTSIKSLSDSSSVDTTDSKDSGCPRSASIGETPSTPRKSSNGLASPARSVERSQSTEEQKTFKIKSPALNNISSEATSTMSPPPAKKLALSAKKAHSQSPSSTDVLPPLPLQLSSDPMHQNQLNSLTFASPTHAHRAGPFHSPEVQSSPFSHSSGSSKQKQSLLFTLQKPNASLSFKTNGLHSPAPKSPKSSSSLNSVVQEPDLSSPPAQIVSPNKKKKKKKKRKRQHSEIEADTKPVMPPVPMTQSSPVESTAEKKHKKKKKKKKRKRENDDGEGVKERVCVPSHLEQANPDEEWCQGGMWSLMPHSDTEKCKQKARLPVPAPALGEPHQEAVLKKKKKKKLVEALQDTDPACTASKSPEMQAAHVQNDTGDLIMVKNKLKMKKKRLKEEVQLRQERKRCPDSEPEAVEPPPKKITPENSQKSKQSAAAVIKWDSQVKDNCNKCIQMAPASDGGTRQAPVHWDGRKTSGVVEELLKNATNKAYGADVLSWDGQVSAISRDAIEDGCNAKCDTVIDEWDEDFDRGKVKKVKAYKREKFRSSSIFQKIQDRRNKWSVTPGGKRVFGVRR
- the usp36 gene encoding ubiquitin carboxyl-terminal hydrolase 36 isoform X3, with the protein product MPIVDKLKEALKPGRKETGDEGDLNKLLASSAKKVLLQKIEFEPASKGFSYQLDSLKNKYVILNPRTEGAAGQKATEPAQIKRQVSENVVGGQSDGIPAPQKMLFPGNKLTLKWERVYRVGAGLHNLGNTCFLNSTVQCLTYTPPLANYLLSKEHSRACHQSGFCMICVMQNHIIQAFANTGNAIKPVSFIRDLKKIARHFRFGSQEDAHEFLRYTIDAMQKACLNGYPKLDRQTQATTLVHQIFGGYLRSRVKCSICKSVSDTYDPYLDIAVEIRQAANIVRALELFVKPDVLSGENAYMCAKCKKKVPATKRFTVHRTSNVLTLSLKRFANFSGGKITKDVGYPEFLNIRPYMSQSSGDPVMYGLYAVLVHSGYSCHAGHYYCYVKASNGQWYQMNDSMVHSSNIKVVLNQQAYVLFYLRISETKKNADAQSTKQGVLHSGKNSVSSEQIKRANLNGPLSSPQVTKKLEPAQLRKIQSMDGGLGLPVSRNGVSTQPQSRVNSWTSSTNGPPKSQVQPRSSTPTPSNNGVSRAEGDKKQSGEGRGLAASTSIKSLSDSSSVDTTDSKDSGCPRSASIGETPSTPRKSSNGLASPARSVERSQSTEEQKTFKIKSPALNNISSEATSTMSPPPAKKLALSAKKAHSQSPSSTDVLPPLPLQLSSDPMHQNQLNSLTFASPTHAHRAGPFHSPEVQSSPFSHSSGSSKQKQSLLFTLQKPNASLSFKTNGLHSPAPKSPKSSSSLNSVVQEPDLSSPPAQIVSPNKKKKKKKKRKRQHSEIEADTKPVMPPVPMTQSSPVESTAEKKHKKKKKKKKRKRENDDGEGVKERVCVPSHLEQANPDEEWCQGGMWSLMPHSDTEKCKQKARLPVPAPALGEPHQEAVLKKKKKKKLVEALQDTDPACTASKSPEMQAAHVQNDTGDLIMVKNKLKMKKKRLKEEVQLRQERKRCPDSEPEAVEPPPKKITPENSQKSKQSAAAVIKWDSQVKDNCNKCIQMAPASDGGTRQAPVHWDGRKTSGVVEELLKNATNKAYGADVLSWDGQVSAISRDAIEDGCNAKCDTVIDEWDEDFDRGKVKKVKAYKREKFRSSSIFQKIQDRRNKWSVTPGGKRVFGVRR
- the usp36 gene encoding ubiquitin carboxyl-terminal hydrolase 36 isoform X2, translating into MPIVDKLKEALKPGRKETGDEGDLNKLLASSAKKVLLQKIEFEPASKGFSYQLDSLKNKYVILNPRTEGAAGQKATEPAQIKRQVSENVVGGQSDGIPAPQKMLFPGNKLTLKWERVYRVGAGLHNLGNTCFLNSTVQCLTYTPPLANYLLSKEHSRACHQSGFCMICVMQNHIIQAFANTGNAIKPVSFIRDLKKIARHFRFGSQEDAHEFLRYTIDAMQKACLNGYPKLDRQTQATTLVHQIFGGYLRSRVKCSICKSVSDTYDPYLDIAVEIRQAANIVRALELFVKPDVLSGENAYMCAKCKKKVPATKRFTVHRTSNVLTLSLKRFANFSGGKITKDVGYPEFLNIRPYMSQSSGDPVMYGLYAVLVHSGYSCHAGHYYCYVKASNGQWYQMNDSMVHSSNIKVVLNQQAYVLFYLRISETKKNADAQSTKQGVLHSGKNSVSSEQIKRANLNGPLSSPQVTKKLEPAQLRKIQSMDGGLGLPVSRNGVSTQPQSRVNSWTSSTNGPPKVAGGPMVIEEPFKKLKKPSPQSQVQPRSSTPTPSNNGVSRAEGDKKQSGEGRGLAASTSIKSLSDSSSVDTTDSKDSGCPRSASIGETPSTPRKSSNGLASPARSVERSQSTEEQKTFKIKSPALNNISSEATSTMSPPPAKKLALSAKKLSSDPMHQNQLNSLTFASPTHAHRAGPFHSPEVQSSPFSHSSGSSKQKQSLLFTLQKPNASLSFKTNGLHSPAPKSPKSSSSLNSVVQEPDLSSPPAQIVSPNKKKKKKKKRKRQHSEIEADTKPVMPPVPMTQSSPVESTAEKKHKKKKKKKKRKRENDDGEGVKERVCVPSHLEQANPDEEWCQGGMWSLMPHSDTEKCKQKARLPVPAPALGEPHQEAVLKKKKKKKLVEALQDTDPACTASKSPEMQAAHVQNDTGDLIMVKNKLKMKKKRLKEEVQLRQERKRCPDSEPEAVEPPPKKITPENSQKSKQSAAAVIKWDSQVKDNCNKCIQMAPASDGGTRQAPVHWDGRKTSGVVEELLKNATNKAYGADVLSWDGQVSAISRDAIEDGCNAKCDTVIDEWDEDFDRGKVKKVKAYKREKFRSSSIFQKIQDRRNKWSVTPGGKRVFGVRR